The DNA region ACGGCCCGGATGCCGCTTGAAGACGTGACCGCGGACGCACTCGACGAGATGGCCGACGACGCCGAGCGGGCGGCCTCGCTGCTCTCGCACGCGTCGGTCGACGGCGTCGCGTACGCTTGTACGACCGGGAGCCTCCTGCACGGCCCCGGATTCGACGCGGCGTTGGAGGCACAACTCTCCGAAGCCGTCGGAGGTCCGGCGGTGGCGACCGCACGCTCGGTCGTCCGCGCGCTGTCCGCACTCGACGCCGATCGCGTCGCCGTCGCGACGCCGTACACCTCGGAACTGAACGAACGGGAGCGCGAGTACCTCGCCGACAACGGCTTCGAGGTGGTCGCGCTCGACGGGCGCGAACTCGTCGCGAACACCGCCATCGGCGAACTGACCCCCGCGGCTGCGAAACGGCAGGCCCGGTCGGTACTTCAGGCGGCACCGAACGCGGAGGCGCTGTTCGTCTCCTGTACGAACTATCGGTCTCTCTCGGCACTGTCGTCGATCGAAGCGGAGTTCGGCGTCCCGGTAGTGTCGAGCAACGCGGCGACGCTCTGGGACCTGTGTGATCGACTCGGTGCCCAGCCGGCTCTGGAGCTCCGACTCGCGGCCGAGACGTCCACAGGGCAGCACTGAGCGGTCGAGATCGCACCCGTCTCAGGTATCGGACCGTCCAGTCAGCTCTCCCGTCCTGCTCGGCGATATCCCTCGTAGAGAGCCGGCAGTCCCAGCGGGAGTGCCAGGACGCCGAATCCGAGAAGGGCGTACTCGCTGCCCCGTTTTCGCTGGAGCGCGAGCGCCGTTGCGACGACGCCCAGAAGCGCGATCGCGTAGGCTGCGTTGCTCCAGATGACGTCGTAGGTCGAACAGTACAGCCAGCAGACGAACGTGTAGGCCGGGGCGTTCCAGGTCGGCGGCCGAAGCTTCGGCCAGAAGAACCGACAGTACGTGGTCCAAGCCAGCATCGCGACCGTCGGAAGCCCCACCGACCACACCGCTGGTCCACGATCTGAGTCACCGTATCGCCGGTATCCCGCGAGGAACAGGGCCGGAAAACAGAAGACCCACAGCCAGATCCCGAGCGTGTAGGTGACCGGCCAGTGTTCGATCCGCGGTTGCGTCAGTGGGAGTCGCAGCGACGGGGGGAGCGTCGCCCACGGGAACGACGGGTCGGGAACGGGATCCGTGAACAGGGCGACGAGACAGAGGACCGTCCCGAGTACCAGTCCGTATCGGCCGGCCGTCGCGTATTGTTCTAGCCAGTCCGGAAGCGACGGTGCGTTTTCTCGGGTGGTCGGCATAGGTGGGTTCGGGTCAGGGGTCCCCTTCGAGCGTCTCTTTCCGCTGTTCGTACTCCTCGTCCGTGAGATCGCCACGGGCGTAGGCGAGCCGGAGTTCATCGAGGGCCCGATCGGTCCCGCCATCGGCGGTGGCCACCGCGCGATAGACGAGGTAGCCTACGCCGGCGATGGCGGCGAGGAACAGCAACTGCAGCAGTGAACCCGGCTGCGACCAGCCAGTCGCCCGTTCGGGAACCCATGTGACGCTGTGTCGCCGCGCGGAGAAACCACCAGCCAGCGATCCAGACGAGCAGGTACGGCGCGAACCACGCCCCAAGCCAGCGCGACGCGAGGAGATCGACGAGCCCGATCGAAACGAGGGTGTAGCTGACGGCGTGGTTCATGATCTGTGCGATCCCGCGGACGTCCGATCGCTTCGTCTGGTACGTGACGACCAGCAGATTCAGCGGCTGCAGCGAGTCCCCGTCGGTCGGTATCGCGCCGTCGAAGTCCAGTAGCCACGGCATCGCGAAGTGAACGAGCCCCAGAACAACGGTGAACGTGCCGCAGATGCGGAACCCAGCTGCGAGAACGAGGTCGGGGGCCATCGGTGGGCGGCTGTTCAACCGGAGGGGTATTGGAACTGGGGATTCTACCGACGTGCTACTTGGAACGGGTCAGGGCCGGCGTTGGACGCTGTGTATCGCGGTTACTGTCGGCATCCCGGACGGACTGTGAGTCGGTGACTTGCCGGACTCCGGCTGTCGATCGGCTTTCTGCACCCAGTCGTGGATCGCTTTTCGGCTGCGGTAGACACCCGGCGAATCGAGTGATTCGGCGGTATTCGACGGCGACAGAGCAGGGCGAGAGCACGTCTCCCCTTCGTTCACGATCCAAAGCGAGGGGGAGCCACGCTGGCACCGGCTCGCCCTCGAAGGGGTCCCCGGCGACTGTGTCACGCGTTCCCGGCAGTTGGGAGGCTAGTAGTATAGCTCCGGTGTGCTGACGTGTCGACAGACGTAGTGGCATCGTTTCTGGGGGTGCCAGACGGACGCTGTGGTATGAGTCACTTGCTCCCGCAGAAGTCACCGGTCGATCGACCGGACCCGGGGTCGCGAGTCGTCGAACTCGGTCACGACGACGCCGGCGAGGTGTTCTCGGTCCTCGGATCGAGTCTCGCCCGAACCGTGCTCGCGGAGCTCCATCGGAGCCCCGCGACGCAGTCCGAACTCGCGGAGCGGACCGACGCGTCGATCCAGAACGTGGGCTACCACCTCGACCGCCTCGATGAGGCTGGTCTCGTGACGGTCGTCGACCAGTGGTACTCACGGAACGGTGCGGAGATGGACGTGTTCGCGCCGACCGACGATCCGTTGATCGTCGTCGCCAGCGGTGACGGACAGGACGGCACCGTCGAGGAGTTACAGGCCGTCCCGAGATAGACATCGGGACGAGCAGCGACACCCGTACCGCGGTTGTCGATATAGCTTCTCAGTCGTGGCGGTCGGTCTGGAGCGGGGCAGGTCTCCCGGAGCACACTCTCACTGGGTCGGAAGGGGCCGTTAGCCGAAGTCGCTCACCGGCGGCAGGGCTCAATCACTCGAGACCGACAGTTGCGGTCGGTCGAGCGAACTCTCGTCGTCGTCTGCCAGTATCGACACGGTGAGACCGTCGGCCGTCATCTCGAGGGCGAGCGACTCGAAGCTCGCCTCGAAGACCGTCCGATGGTGGCCATCAGCGTTGTATCGCATCTCCGTCTCGACGAGTCCCGCCTCCTGAAGCGCGTTCAACCGTCGATAGACCGTCGTCCGAGACGCTCCGCACTCGTCTGCGATCTCACGAGCTGGCTTTGCCTCCGCCCGGACGGCCTCCAGGATTCGCTGTGCGTACTCGGCGTTGAGGCACT from Haloarcula litorea includes:
- a CDS encoding aspartate/glutamate racemase family protein; the encoded protein is MTRVGLVVPSSNTTVEPEFRDALPAEWTAHTARMPLEDVTADALDEMADDAERAASLLSHASVDGVAYACTTGSLLHGPGFDAALEAQLSEAVGGPAVATARSVVRALSALDADRVAVATPYTSELNEREREYLADNGFEVVALDGRELVANTAIGELTPAAAKRQARSVLQAAPNAEALFVSCTNYRSLSALSSIEAEFGVPVVSSNAATLWDLCDRLGAQPALELRLAAETSTGQH
- a CDS encoding SHOCT domain-containing protein, which produces MATADGGTDRALDELRLAYARGDLTDEEYEQRKETLEGDP
- a CDS encoding ArsR/SmtB family transcription factor, whose protein sequence is MSHLLPQKSPVDRPDPGSRVVELGHDDAGEVFSVLGSSLARTVLAELHRSPATQSELAERTDASIQNVGYHLDRLDEAGLVTVVDQWYSRNGAEMDVFAPTDDPLIVVASGDGQDGTVEELQAVPR
- a CDS encoding ArsR/SmtB family transcription factor, with translation MSLAHATGTGDAAGETDDRPSTEIIECLNAEYAQRILEAVRAEAKPAREIADECGASRTTVYRRLNALQEAGLVETEMRYNADGHHRTVFEASFESLALEMTADGLTVSILADDDESSLDRPQLSVSSD